A part of Blastopirellula marina genomic DNA contains:
- a CDS encoding DUF11 domain-containing protein yields the protein MKTNFALQKIVSCTLLLTCSAAFSACSLNRQAKQKEQGPVQPEPGMTFNQPYPAYEYDSAPVVATGQAVPDSGLNGQTSFQPRYQGQTFQAPQTPVNTAGGSPYYPPTGIQRTSAEMPVQTQPAAAQMQVPTQRVSYAFPRGQMMPPCGPGCQHPNSICMHGDTLGGCQACRAAGVPFQAGPCWPEDEYLYDGGDRNLRAEIDGDFGVHGVDIEDTIGHYDTLDGKRIVTPSNRVCVYSPRFAAVRKVTGLNQDILGRQLSGLDADLKLNNQQHNGTPAGVVQPLALRGQVGGKAANALEEDIAGVYLYNNQRLARFIEEFKPYENLGIIRYGIFEQGEKARLAASLQNAVVWTENQRVQVTIEGSRASEVAEGVNPQEFVWSEIPGEPRLRVIKVADKGAAESGEIVEFTLRFDNVGTQQMGNVTIIDNLTPRLEYVEGSAQCSIDAQFMTQANEAGSQVLRWEITNPLDKAEGGVIRFQCRVR from the coding sequence ATGAAAACAAACTTTGCTCTGCAAAAGATCGTTTCCTGCACCTTGTTGCTTACATGCAGCGCGGCGTTCTCGGCCTGTTCGCTCAATCGCCAAGCGAAGCAGAAAGAACAAGGTCCTGTTCAGCCTGAGCCGGGGATGACGTTCAATCAGCCCTACCCTGCTTACGAATATGATTCGGCCCCGGTCGTGGCGACAGGCCAAGCCGTACCCGACAGTGGACTGAATGGCCAAACGAGCTTCCAGCCGCGCTATCAAGGGCAAACGTTTCAGGCTCCTCAAACGCCGGTGAACACCGCTGGAGGAAGTCCTTATTACCCACCAACCGGTATTCAGCGAACGTCGGCCGAAATGCCGGTACAAACGCAACCGGCTGCGGCTCAGATGCAGGTTCCCACACAGCGAGTCAGCTACGCGTTTCCACGTGGTCAGATGATGCCGCCGTGTGGTCCTGGTTGCCAACACCCCAATTCGATCTGCATGCATGGCGACACGTTAGGTGGTTGCCAAGCATGTCGCGCTGCTGGTGTTCCTTTCCAGGCGGGACCTTGCTGGCCGGAAGACGAGTATCTATATGACGGTGGCGACCGAAATCTACGTGCCGAAATCGATGGTGATTTCGGTGTCCATGGTGTTGATATTGAAGACACGATCGGCCACTACGATACGCTCGACGGTAAGCGCATTGTCACCCCGAGTAACCGCGTCTGTGTGTACTCTCCCCGATTCGCTGCTGTGCGTAAAGTGACCGGCTTGAATCAAGATATCTTGGGACGTCAGCTTTCCGGACTTGATGCTGACTTGAAGTTGAATAATCAACAGCACAACGGAACACCCGCAGGTGTCGTTCAGCCGCTGGCGCTGCGTGGTCAAGTTGGTGGCAAAGCGGCCAATGCCTTGGAAGAAGACATCGCTGGTGTCTACCTCTACAACAACCAACGATTGGCTCGCTTCATCGAAGAATTCAAGCCATACGAAAACTTGGGCATCATTCGCTACGGCATCTTCGAGCAAGGCGAGAAAGCTCGCTTGGCCGCCAGCTTGCAAAACGCGGTTGTGTGGACAGAGAACCAACGCGTTCAAGTCACCATCGAGGGCAGCCGTGCTTCCGAAGTTGCCGAAGGTGTGAACCCACAAGAGTTTGTCTGGTCTGAAATCCCTGGCGAACCTCGCTTGCGGGTGATCAAGGTAGCCGACAAGGGAGCTGCTGAAAGTGGCGAGATTGTCGAGTTCACGTTGCGGTTCGACAACGTGGGTACTCAGCAGATGGGCAACGTGACGATCATCGACAACCTGACACCTCGTCTGGAATATGTCGAAGGCTCGGCTCAGTGCAGCATCGATGCTCAGTTCATGACCCAAGCGAACGAAGCAGGCAGCCAAGTGCTGCGGTGGGAAATCACCAACCCGCTGGACAAGGCCGAAGGTGGCGTGATTCGCTTCCAGTGCCGTGTTCGCTAA